In the Candidatus Zixiibacteriota bacterium genome, one interval contains:
- a CDS encoding DMT family transporter: MSIYLLIAVLFWGFSYIAIKVSLKYLTPVELIAARFVLGGLTLFIIILFKRLSFNFKGQLKYLILAAGILFLHFWVMATGMMTTTATNTAWILTTAPIFIAILSFFVLKESFGNYQIFGVILATIGVIFLVSKGDLGSLEWISSVGDWIVLGSCVTWALYTIVNRKLARGLDPLVATFWLIALAGMVIVPYSLIVSGATVYSRMAGDGVMAVAFLGVGCLAISFWSWSEGLARKPAGEVGIYLYLEPLFTMIGATIFLKEAITFWLVLGALFIVAAVYISEKFGRIRVNEHDV; the protein is encoded by the coding sequence ATGTCGATATATTTACTGATTGCAGTACTTTTCTGGGGGTTTTCGTATATTGCCATAAAGGTCTCACTCAAATATCTCACCCCGGTAGAGCTCATCGCCGCCCGATTTGTACTTGGCGGCCTGACCCTGTTCATAATTATCCTTTTCAAAAGGCTCTCGTTCAATTTTAAGGGGCAGCTGAAATATCTAATTCTGGCCGCCGGGATTTTATTCCTTCATTTCTGGGTGATGGCAACCGGGATGATGACGACGACGGCCACCAATACCGCCTGGATTTTGACCACAGCGCCGATATTTATCGCCATTCTTTCCTTTTTCGTTCTAAAGGAGTCATTCGGGAATTACCAGATTTTTGGTGTGATTCTGGCGACGATCGGAGTGATTTTCCTGGTTTCAAAAGGAGATTTGGGGTCGCTTGAGTGGATTTCCTCGGTCGGCGACTGGATTGTACTGGGGAGTTGTGTCACCTGGGCGCTTTATACCATTGTCAATCGGAAGCTCGCCCGGGGGCTTGACCCTCTGGTGGCGACTTTCTGGCTGATTGCGCTGGCGGGGATGGTGATTGTACCATACAGTCTGATAGTAAGCGGCGCCACGGTTTATTCCAGAATGGCCGGGGACGGTGTAATGGCAGTCGCTTTTCTCGGCGTGGGGTGTCTGGCGATTTCGTTCTGGTCATGGTCGGAGGGGCTGGCCCGGAAGCCGGCGGGCGAGGTCGGAATATATCTCTATTTGGAACCGCTATTCACCATGATAGGGGCCACAATATTTCTGAAAGAAGCGATTACTTTCTGGCTGGTGTTGGGCGCCCTTTTTATAGTTGCGGCCGTATATATTTCCGAGAAATTCGGCCGCATAAGAGTCAACGAGCATGATGTCTGA
- a CDS encoding DMT family transporter, with translation MINLLLLLTVIFWGLSFVATKMALAYLSPVEIIALRLLLGTPVLYLVILFKKIDISFKKADYLIILIAAVVLAVHFLIQAFGLIYTSATNTAWLVATIPVFIAMMSRVFLKEKLSTIKLVGITVATLGVVLLISKGKLDSLGWLSSVGDWIILSSSITWGIYTIMTRNITRRNNPLAVSMAILIMPALILNGYAAFTTPVSKILSLPPGIILALIFLGVFCLGLAHWFWLEGLSRKGATEVGVYIYIEPVVTTIAAIPLLDEKLTLITIIGAVMIVAGVYLVQKKGV, from the coding sequence ATGATTAATCTTCTGCTGCTTCTGACCGTCATATTCTGGGGGCTTTCCTTTGTGGCGACCAAGATGGCCCTGGCGTATCTCTCGCCGGTGGAAATAATCGCATTGAGGCTGCTTCTGGGAACGCCTGTCCTGTATCTGGTAATACTTTTCAAGAAAATAGATATCAGTTTCAAGAAAGCGGATTATTTGATTATTCTGATTGCCGCTGTCGTTCTGGCCGTTCATTTTCTCATTCAGGCTTTCGGCCTGATATATACCAGCGCCACCAATACCGCCTGGCTGGTAGCGACCATACCGGTATTTATCGCCATGATGTCGCGTGTTTTTCTCAAGGAGAAGCTCTCGACAATCAAACTGGTCGGCATAACGGTGGCAACGCTGGGCGTGGTGCTACTGATATCAAAAGGGAAGCTCGACAGCCTGGGGTGGCTGAGTTCAGTCGGGGACTGGATTATACTTTCGAGCAGTATCACCTGGGGAATTTATACGATCATGACCCGTAATATCACGCGGCGGAATAATCCGCTGGCGGTCTCGATGGCGATACTGATAATGCCGGCATTGATACTGAACGGTTATGCGGCATTTACTACGCCGGTCTCGAAAATACTGAGTCTGCCTCCGGGGATAATCCTGGCTTTGATTTTCCTGGGGGTATTCTGTCTCGGGCTGGCGCACTGGTTCTGGCTGGAGGGGCTTTCGCGCAAAGGGGCGACGGAAGTAGGGGTATATATATATATCGAACCGGTCGTGACCACCATAGCGGCGATTCCGCTTCTGGATGAAAAATTAACTCTTATCACGATTATCGGAGCGGTGATGATTGTTGCGGGGGTATATCTGGTTCAGAAAAAGGGCGTCTGA